AGTAGAGCAACGGCTCCCCCTTCTGTCATATCTGGCAAAAGTCACATTAGAAATACTCGCAGGATTAGATTTGACCTGTGAGTGAGAGCTCCATTCATTTTCTGATATGACTGCCACTAAGAGTCACCAAAATCAACCtcacacattttcaaatatgACATACAGGTGATTTCATTTAGAGCCATTTGACAGATCATACTGTCTGAGCTGATGATGTCTGAGTATCTTAAACCCTGCTCacccaaaataaatgtaaaacatgcCAAGAGGCTTTGAAAGGGAGCAATAAGTAAAAACCTTTGGTTGAAAACACTCAGAATGTGAATAACATCATGATGTCTGTGTACTGTGCTGctgagatatctactgaagttagcaatgctaaccagctagccccatcctggtccaaagctcctgtgatagcagtgtaaacactaacactctcCTGGTCCTAAGCTCACAGTCTGagccactagctgcacggctaactgagctatgggcagcagcagttagtggctactctggtgatatgctgctccccATTTGTTGAGTATGAATTTATCAGGTGGCCaaatctttaattttttttaaaattagtttactgaagaacagataaaaaaaagagaaaaggatcGAGGAACTACTCATCGATAATACTGTGTAGATAAAATCAGTGTTAATTAGGTTGTACTTGCACTTCTTGGTTAAATATTACAAATTAATCTAGTTaggtacattttatttcatttagcccaaaataacaaataacattGATTCAATTAaggaaaaacagatgaaaatctTTTAGGAGGAACAACAATGAGAGAACTTTCCCTTCTAATGATGGTGAGAAGACGATGAAGCACAgaactgagagaaaaacatgttttaatacaaaaaacagacGGTACACGTCTCAACATCTTTGATACAAACCCATGACCACAAACCGCTCATGACCTCTGCCCTCAGTGGTCTTCAGGCGACTTACATTTAGTATTACACAAGCCGCACTAACCGTAATAATAACTGGCATAAATATCTAATGAATGACAAAGATCTTTTAAAATTTCACATCCACATGTAGCTTTTATGTTTAtgcatttatattaatttaaactGGCAGAGCTAAAAAAAAGTAGCAACATTGAGGGTGTGTACAGTTTAAAGCTACTACCGAGTAATATTGCattgtgtttgcctgttttgGGCTCATAATAAGCACCTTCATCAGTCCAgtcagaacaaacaaaagaaaaacaaagaggaagttAAAGAGGCTGTACTCAGCTGCCTCTGCCCCGCGTATAGAAGTACTGTTGGTGTCGATGGCATTTTTTTACTTTGGTTTAATGTACATCTATCACAGGCCGATGCAAACAGACGCGAGAAGGACACAAGAAACACGTTGACAGAAACGTTCACCTCAGGAAGGGCCATCATAGCAGGAGAGGTTCATTAACATCATTCAACATgtgcaaaaaaacccacaaaagaATACACATAACTGACCACAGATCCTCTCTGCCTGATATTTGAGATAAACAACATGACTAAAAAAAGCTCCGACACCTGAGACCTGCGCTGTACTCCACTGAGAGTACAACTCAAAAATGACTTGGCTTGTGTGGCGGGCTGAGCTCCCAACAGCCACATCGAGACGTTTGACCACATTCAGTACTCACAGGTGTTACAGAACAAAGCCCACTTAATTCATTCAGGCAATAGACTCATTTTCAATTAAGGCACACTATAAGGTAACAATGTACATGGCCGTGGTCATACCGGGATGATTGGTGAAAGGGTCAAGAGCAGAGACATCGTTCAGATCTTCGAGTAGACAAATACTACAGAGCCCCTGATGGCTCACTGTGGGATTATCTCCCCCTGAACTTTCCCAACTGCAAAGCCAAGTAAGAAAATTCTGATCTCTTTGACCACCACAGGTCCAGGCTTATCAAGAGAACAGCAACAATGTCTTCCTCAAGGGACACATGGATAATAGCAAGGGTCCAACCTGCTATGCAACAATACATCGTTTAACATCTGAAGATAAATACACTGAAACAATAATCGTAATTCCAATATAATGATGAAATCTCTGGTGCGGTGGTTTTTGGATGGGCTAAAAgctttttgggttattttttgGTTAGAAACTTCAGGCGGGACAAATCAAACCTTAAGGCGAGCCAACTTTGGCCCACTTTAAGGCCCCTACACACCAGGCTGATGGTCGGCTATCAGGCATTGTCAGGACCCTCAGTGAGCCCTTGTCGGGCGCTTTTTGGCCGATCCAGCACGTAGAATCGGTGGCGGCTCATCTGTGAGAGAAatcgctctgattggctgttcaggtaagaggatcactgcaaaaaaaaaaaaagagagaggaaagggaaagccccttgTACCTGTCGCTGTAGTAtacataattatttttctttctccttatttttctaCCTCTGCAGCTTTTTATCAGACCTATTCTCGAAAAGTGCTGCATAATCCTAACACTGGTTTGTACATTGGCAGATAGGTATCTCCTTTCACGCGGGCACAGAGTGTACTAGCTTGTTGGCCGCCAGCTGTAGTTTTTGcggtgcgttcaagtgcagctttttggccgagatAAAGGAGCCATGCGGTGACGCAACAGTCAGCCTTTGTCGCAGCTAGGTATTTACTGTCAGTTTGGTGTGTAGGGGCCTCGAGGCAGCTATATAGTTAAAgtgttttgctttcttttccATACCAGAAGCAAGAAGCACATCTGTTCTTTAGTTAACAAAAGATAGGGCAGACAAACCTGTGACGCTATGTTGTGACCAAGGTATAAAAGCTGCACCCAAACAGGACGAGCAGGACTGAGAAGCATGAGAGCGGTTGCCTTAGAAAGGGTGCCTTTCTGTTGCTTACATATATAAGAAGGTGCAGTGCAGTGGGgctgtttcctgcaatgatgTCTCTGATACTGCAAGTCAAAAAGTTTAAGACATTCCTCATGTTTTGGGTTCCTGAAAGGTACCATAGTGTAATGGTAAAGGGCAATATCAAGGCTGGCACCAGCCTCGGCCACACTGGGTGAAAGGTGAGGCATTACTCGCTGCGGGAACTGATTTGTCTCTCTAAAAAAGGCCTTCAATCTGAATGTCtcaaaaccaacaacaaactaGAGCCTAAATCTGagcacagaggctgtgtcctttCATTATTCTCTAAGGCACAAGACCATCAAGGCTTacctgatgttttgttttataactAACGAGGCAGGGAGAGGGAAAGACTTTAAATATATAACTTACTGCTTTGATACAAAAATAGGAGTTTCTAGATTTGTAAGGGGGTGACTatcaaaaaaatcaacagtccagctgctgtgtgtcagaTTAAAGTGTGACGAGGTTCTCGGCCATGTAACACAGACTGTAGAAGTTGCAGCCGATGCAGCAGAGGTTACAGAGGGAGGACAGCAGCCTGTACAGCCACAGACGACTGCTGAGGTGTCTGTATTTGACATCCGTCTCGCACAGCTTGGCGTAAGCTTCGCGGTTCGACGACAGGCCGATGTCCTGACCCAACCCGCACGACTGCTCGACGAGGTGCATGTCCGCCATGATCTCTGATGTCATTTGGCCGAACCACTGGGCGTTGACGGCGGCGACCGTCACCGACACAAAGAAGATGAAGATCTGGTGGGGAGAGAAGGGGCTGAGattgaataaatattttaaaatagttttttattCAACGTGATGATgtggaacaaaaaaacatacctGAAAGGCTTCTCTGTCATCCAGCAGGTCGCTGGGATGATACACAGCGTAGATGGTGAGGTTAAAGAAGGCACAAGCTGAACCCAGGTGGAGGTAGAACGGGACAAGACGACTCTGGATGAACCCATAAGTGTGTCTGTTCAGGTGGTTGTCCATCACAAAGCCTGAGAAATCAGAACAACTCATTAGCACTACAGGGGACCTCCTGGCTTTTATTTCCAGTAGAGCTGCGcgatatggtaaaaaaaaaaaaaaaaaaaaaaatcatattgacAGATTGCACGACTGCGATATGATTCCTGATTGGTGGGAATGACCATTTTTGCtttacaattttcattttttcctcaaaaGAACTGAAATCaagatgatgtgacatttgctgGAGTCTGCACCAAACATGTTTTGGTACATCTGGAGAACTACATTTGTAAGACAGGACAAATCTGCAGCAAGTTCTCCATTATAATGATGTTTTGTCTCAGCTTTTATCAAATAATTGCAGCTTAGCAATTGCAGGATAGCCACCGGGATAAAGTGGAGCTGTTGCTGTAAAATAACCTCGTCTTTTTTAAACAGACCGTGACAATTTGAATGACAGTTGTCAAGACATAAAACCAAAGACCTGTTGATCTTTACTAATCAAGACATGATAGTCTAATAATGGAAAAGTCgattaaatcaaaaatcaaattaaatccCGACCTGacagtcaaatcaaatcaaaaactaTAAAGTCAGTCCAAATGCTTGACACACGCTCCACCTTTTTCTCTGCGCTGTGGTTTTAAGTAGACCATTAAAAACGGTTTGCATAAACACAGCCACAATGGTacaccacaaaaacaacatgacaaaaacactgGGTTTGTGATCGAAAACTGGCAATACGCTCTGATGCTGCGCTGCACTGGGGTTCAACGGGGTCATATGCAGTGGATAAGTAACTACACTGCATAATGTGTAGACAGGAGGCACCTTGCATTGAATCTACAAGGAATGCATGGACACACCTTTAGATTACGACCGAGCTGCAACAAAAGCTCGTCGGGGTCTGGATGTAGGCGTAGAGGTGAACATGAAAAAACTGGTCGGGGATCATACGAAGGCGTAAAAAGGTATTCTGGGCGATCCAGTCGTGAGTGTACAGATCCACGTACATACTGCACAGGTGTGAATAATCGTGTTGTGCATGTAACCTGGAAACACATTCAGCCTCCTCAAAGAGCTCCCAGcccctccctgtctctcccttCCTTACATTTCTAACTCTTTCTGTGTCACCTGCATCCACTgtatgtttgagtgtgtgtgctcggTACCAACTTGAAATAAAGGTGACCCAAATCTGCATTCCCCAGTAggtggagagcagcagcagctgcagcagcttgaCCGTGTAGGTTGGCTCCTGGTCGGTGGACAtgcttcctcctctgcctctctcttctccagtTTTAACTCCGGCCGGTGTCTCCAAAAACTGCTCCTTCTGGATGGGCCAGTCCTGCTCTCTTTTACCTGTCCGGAGGGCACCTGATGCTCCACCCCAGATCTTctgtaaacattcaaaaatacgCATCAATGAGGTGGTTAGGTGAAAGTAGGTGAAAGGTTACCAGTGGTAAGAGTGTTTGGCTTTCAGTCTCTGCAGGACAGAGTTGAAAGATTTGCTCGCATGCAGACCAGAGCCACACCTTTAGATATGAACCACACACCTTCTTGTTCCTGGAGCCAGTAACACAAACAGGTTGGTGCCATATTCCTGTCaacattaaatcattgcaggacACAGTGTACCCCATACGGTGTCTACACACTTCCGCATTGCTGTCAACGAAACTGGGTTGCTGCTGTGTGACCTTAACCACAGTGTGCAGACTTTGTTTCAGCCCAGTTAGGACACACGACTGTAGGTGTGCCCATCCCACTGACACTCACAGTCACACGGCTAATCCAAGCTATCATTAAATaaagtaacgttagctaaagAAATCTCAAAGTCTGGAGGCTAAAGATTTATTTCACGACAGCAGCTAGCGACTGAGGGGGCGGCAACGTATCTCCAAAGTCacctttgcaaaaaaaatacaaaataaatgagtaaaaacGACCTGTTTCGTCAACTAACAGCAGCttttaatgttagctagcagtGTAGCAGGTAAAACTACGCTAACTATTAGTTAGCTCgcgttagctaagttagctttACCTACACAACTATTCCTGTAGCTGCACTCCAGTGACAGTCAGCAACATGTCGCAATGTTGACAAGACGCAGAGTAAATGTTGTAAGtattatgtgtaaaaaaaaaaacaaacctcttgaGTACAGCCTACCTGTGTCCGGGTAAGTTGAAGCTCCGTCTCTGCTGCTagctgcactcacacacactgagaaaggAGGCGGTGTCAGGATCAGGATGTGCTTCCCCCCCCTCTGAGGGACTTCAGGTAAAAAACCTCCAGACTGAAGTAAAACACACTGATCTCTGCAGGAAAGTTAGCTGCTTCAGCTTAAATACTGCATAAGGAAGAATGAATTGAATTTACTGAGTTGCACACTGTGCAGTTATTCAAATAAAGTGATTGTTCACAGCAAATCAGTTCACTTTGATCGTATGCCAACACGTGGAggatgcacatgcacaaacatcTGGTTTGCACTGTGCTGTTATTCAAATACAGTCAAATGAATCTGTTCAGAGCAAACAGATGCACCCATGGCTGTGCACTCAAAAAGCACGAGAGCGATATTCGATGCAGAAAAAGAGCTTTTAATGGTTTTTGTTCAATCCTTACACAGTCCTGGTGATATGACAATGtctttgatattaaaaaaataggCCACAAGGTGGTGAAAATGTCATCGCTTTATCACAAAAGTATATTTTTGCGTCTGAAGCTTATTGGGAAGTTTCATGGCACTTGGGAAACTGTGGTAAACAGTGCGTCAAGTTTTTAAACAGGGAAAAGTTGCGTAACATTtgagcccgaccgatatataGCTTGGCCCGATCGCAGATATATCGATATCAGTGTACGtaagcagaaaaagatgctcagGGTGGTTGTAGCATATCGGCTGTTAGAGCGATATCGTAATTTTTCAGTCCCtgatatcggtatcggcccttGAGATCAAGTATCGGTCGAGCTCCGCTGaacatacacatttaaaaaaaataaaaatgaaacatttggtACAGTATGTTCAAGCTACACGTGCTGGTTTTGAGTTGAAGTAGTTCATGAAATCGGTACGTGAATGCTGAAGCTTGTTGTGTACAGACGAGAGAATACATTCACGACCTCAGATCACTACAATACTTGTGCTCCTGCTTCATATTGATAGGAGGACCTCTTCAGACACAGCGGGGGGGTCAGTGTCGGGCTGATTTGCAGATTTTGTCGTAATTCTCGGGGAAGGCTTCCTTACAGCCTAGTTCCTCTCTCAGTCTGTGATACAGCTGTCCGTCAAACATCTCCCAAAACTCCTCTCGGTCCATGTACACGTCTGCGTAGAGCATCTGGAACCTGCGGGAGGAGGATGGTCATCGTATGGTCAACACATTAGCTACGGAGGctcatt
This window of the Pagrus major chromosome 11, Pma_NU_1.0 genome carries:
- the LOC141004569 gene encoding transmembrane protein 205 isoform X1, with the protein product MGYTVSCNDLMLTGIWHQPVCVTGSRNKKVCGSYLKKIWGGASGALRTGKREQDWPIQKEQFLETPAGVKTGEERGRGGSMSTDQEPTYTVKLLQLLLLSTYWGMQIWVTFISSFVMDNHLNRHTYGFIQSRLVPFYLHLGSACAFFNLTIYAVYHPSDLLDDREAFQIFIFFVSVTVAAVNAQWFGQMTSEIMADMHLVEQSCGLGQDIGLSSNREAYAKLCETDVKYRHLSSRLWLYRLLSSLCNLCCIGCNFYSLCYMAENLVTL
- the LOC141004569 gene encoding transmembrane protein 205 isoform X2; translation: MGYTVSCNDLMLTGIWHQPVCVTGSRNKKKIWGGASGALRTGKREQDWPIQKEQFLETPAGVKTGEERGRGGSMSTDQEPTYTVKLLQLLLLSTYWGMQIWVTFISSFVMDNHLNRHTYGFIQSRLVPFYLHLGSACAFFNLTIYAVYHPSDLLDDREAFQIFIFFVSVTVAAVNAQWFGQMTSEIMADMHLVEQSCGLGQDIGLSSNREAYAKLCETDVKYRHLSSRLWLYRLLSSLCNLCCIGCNFYSLCYMAENLVTL
- the LOC141004569 gene encoding transmembrane protein 205 isoform X3, which produces MSTDQEPTYTVKLLQLLLLSTYWGMQIWVTFISSFVMDNHLNRHTYGFIQSRLVPFYLHLGSACAFFNLTIYAVYHPSDLLDDREAFQIFIFFVSVTVAAVNAQWFGQMTSEIMADMHLVEQSCGLGQDIGLSSNREAYAKLCETDVKYRHLSSRLWLYRLLSSLCNLCCIGCNFYSLCYMAENLVTL